The following proteins come from a genomic window of Posidoniimonas polymericola:
- a CDS encoding DUF4139 domain-containing protein, with protein sequence MIPGSSRSAAAAAFVLTSLAITAPLSSAVELPLKRVVAFNSGVAYFEYAGQVSGDQTMELSFDTDDVNDVLKSLLLLDQDGGHASAVTYDNREPVLPSLEALSVDLRENTGLASLLRQLRGHEIELGGAKNTRGRVVSVETRSVARDQTMVERDFLLLSVEGGLSSLPVDELDEIRLVDEKLNGDFQRALELLAMRSGSDTKRVKIDFRGEGDRRVRVGLIQEFPVWKTSYRLVLTDDDKPLLQGWAMVENTSNTKWDGVDVALVSGRPISFKMDLYEPLYVRRPTVVAEQFAGLTPRVYHGDDPFGDFDDSNSDGAMEGAGGLGGGGFGGGGGAFGGAFGGAVTNERRAAQRRQELAEATVASVRAQQTVASGEEVGELFRYQIDAPVTLEAEHSTMLPIVNAVAAGERLSIYNASVHAEHPLLGLRLTNTTELHLAAGPITVFDGGEYAGDARLGDVPAGDQRLLSYAVDQQTSVATEPIDVEEQLVSARIDGQTLMLKRRMTRGQVYRAHNASDKERRLLIEHPVASGWKLTSPEKAEETTTEWRRFELAVEAGKTKELRVQEQSTSEYGVALVNLSDAQRASLLAERGVPEEVRQTLQRFADWRRSIEEAETAAAETLKRLTAFAAEHERIRKNMQTLDTTSQLYQRYEEKLGEQESEIERLQAELPRHRAKIEELRKRSDWSE encoded by the coding sequence ATGATACCAGGTAGTAGCCGTTCTGCCGCCGCCGCGGCCTTTGTTCTCACCTCGCTGGCAATCACCGCGCCGTTGTCGTCGGCGGTCGAGCTGCCGCTCAAACGCGTCGTGGCGTTCAACTCGGGAGTGGCGTACTTCGAGTACGCCGGCCAGGTCAGCGGCGACCAGACGATGGAGCTGTCGTTCGACACCGACGACGTGAACGACGTGCTCAAGAGCCTGCTGCTGCTCGACCAGGACGGCGGGCACGCGTCGGCCGTGACCTACGACAACCGCGAGCCGGTGCTCCCCTCGCTCGAGGCGCTGAGCGTCGACCTCCGCGAGAACACCGGCCTGGCATCGCTGCTGCGGCAGCTGCGGGGGCACGAGATCGAGCTGGGCGGCGCCAAGAACACGCGGGGCCGGGTCGTCAGCGTCGAGACCCGCTCGGTCGCACGCGATCAGACCATGGTCGAACGCGACTTCCTGCTGCTGAGCGTCGAGGGGGGCCTCAGCAGCCTCCCGGTCGACGAGCTGGACGAGATTCGGCTGGTCGACGAAAAGCTGAACGGCGACTTCCAACGGGCGCTCGAACTGCTGGCGATGCGGAGCGGCTCGGACACCAAGCGGGTGAAGATCGACTTCCGCGGCGAGGGCGACCGCCGCGTGCGAGTCGGCCTGATCCAGGAGTTCCCGGTCTGGAAGACGAGCTACCGGCTGGTGCTGACGGACGACGACAAGCCGCTGCTGCAGGGCTGGGCGATGGTCGAGAACACGAGCAACACCAAGTGGGACGGCGTCGACGTGGCGCTGGTGAGCGGCCGCCCGATCTCGTTCAAGATGGACCTCTACGAGCCGCTGTACGTGCGGCGGCCGACCGTTGTGGCCGAGCAGTTCGCCGGCCTCACGCCGCGGGTCTACCACGGGGACGACCCGTTCGGCGACTTTGACGACAGCAACTCCGACGGCGCGATGGAGGGCGCCGGTGGCCTTGGCGGGGGAGGCTTCGGCGGCGGCGGGGGCGCGTTCGGCGGCGCCTTTGGCGGCGCGGTGACGAACGAACGCCGGGCGGCCCAGCGGAGGCAAGAGCTGGCCGAGGCGACCGTGGCGTCGGTCCGCGCCCAGCAGACGGTCGCCAGCGGCGAGGAGGTCGGCGAGCTGTTCCGCTACCAGATCGACGCGCCGGTCACGCTCGAGGCCGAGCACTCCACGATGCTGCCGATCGTCAATGCCGTCGCGGCCGGCGAGCGGCTGTCGATCTACAACGCGAGTGTCCACGCCGAGCACCCGCTGCTCGGCCTGCGGCTCACCAACACCACCGAGCTGCACCTGGCGGCGGGGCCGATCACGGTGTTCGACGGCGGCGAGTACGCCGGCGACGCGCGGCTCGGCGACGTGCCGGCCGGCGACCAGCGGCTCCTGAGCTACGCGGTCGACCAGCAAACGAGCGTCGCCACCGAGCCGATCGACGTCGAGGAGCAGCTCGTTTCCGCACGGATCGACGGTCAGACCCTGATGCTCAAGCGGCGGATGACGCGCGGGCAGGTCTACCGGGCCCACAACGCGTCGGATAAAGAACGGCGGCTGCTAATCGAGCACCCGGTCGCGTCGGGCTGGAAGCTCACGTCGCCGGAGAAGGCCGAGGAGACCACCACCGAATGGCGGCGGTTCGAGCTGGCGGTCGAGGCCGGCAAGACCAAGGAGCTGCGGGTCCAGGAGCAGAGCACGTCGGAGTACGGGGTGGCGCTGGTGAACCTCAGCGACGCGCAGCGGGCGTCGCTGCTCGCCGAGCGGGGCGTCCCTGAGGAGGTGCGGCAGACGCTCCAGAGGTTCGCCGACTGGCGACGCTCGATCGAAGAGGCCGAGACCGCCGCCGCCGAGACCCTCAAGCGACTCACCGCCTTCGCGGCCGAGCACGAGCGGATCCGCAAGAACATGCAGACCCTTGATACGACCAGCCAGCTCTACCAGCGGTACGAGGAGAAGCTCGGCGAACAGGAGTCGGAGATCGAGCGGCTGCAGGCCGAGCTCCCGCGGCATCGGGCCAAGATCGAGGAGCTGCGGAAGCGGTCCGACTGGTCGGAGTAG
- a CDS encoding Nramp family divalent metal transporter produces MSNPTNRQPEAKRRWRPGPGLLVTAAFIGPGTVATASRAGAQFGFELLWALLLAVVATIALQEMAARLGLVTRQGLAEAICQTAGPRWLRGAAVALVLTAIVLGNTAYQTGNLIGAGAGVAVLTGLSPRASGAAIGIVVAAAVAVGGAGRVVTGVLIAIVLAMSAAFVVTAASTTPDAVAIGRGVFSPCLPAGSALTALALIGTTVVPYNLFLHATAVQRRWPADADLGGSLRAARLDSALAITLGGLVTMAIVATAAAAFYGGGITPSSPAELAEQLATTIGRSGRVLFAAGLAAAGLTSAITAPLAAGFAAAGSLAAGDDRTKQERVARWTAVGVALVGAALAFFLGKSPTETIIAAQAANGVLLPVVALFLLIAMNRRDLLGEHRNGLLLNLVGGAVVLAAIALGAKNLWALVA; encoded by the coding sequence ATGAGCAACCCGACGAACCGCCAACCGGAAGCCAAGCGGCGGTGGCGTCCAGGGCCCGGCCTGCTGGTGACCGCGGCGTTCATCGGGCCCGGCACGGTGGCGACCGCCAGCCGCGCCGGCGCCCAGTTCGGCTTTGAGCTGCTGTGGGCGTTGCTGCTGGCCGTCGTGGCGACGATCGCACTGCAAGAGATGGCCGCCCGGCTGGGTCTGGTTACCCGTCAGGGCCTGGCCGAGGCGATCTGCCAGACCGCCGGCCCCCGTTGGCTCCGCGGCGCCGCGGTCGCGTTGGTGCTCACGGCAATCGTGCTCGGCAACACGGCCTACCAGACCGGCAACCTGATTGGCGCCGGCGCGGGTGTCGCGGTGCTGACGGGACTCTCGCCCCGCGCCAGCGGCGCCGCGATTGGGATCGTCGTGGCGGCGGCGGTCGCGGTCGGCGGCGCCGGACGCGTGGTGACCGGCGTCTTGATCGCCATCGTGCTGGCGATGAGCGCCGCTTTCGTCGTGACCGCCGCGTCGACCACGCCCGACGCGGTGGCCATCGGCCGCGGGGTCTTCTCGCCATGCTTGCCAGCCGGATCGGCGCTGACGGCGCTCGCGCTGATCGGCACTACGGTGGTGCCGTACAACTTGTTCCTGCACGCGACGGCCGTGCAGCGGCGTTGGCCTGCCGACGCCGACCTGGGCGGCTCGCTCCGCGCGGCGCGGCTCGACTCGGCCCTGGCGATCACGCTCGGCGGGCTGGTAACGATGGCAATTGTCGCCACGGCCGCCGCGGCGTTCTACGGCGGCGGAATCACCCCCAGCAGCCCGGCCGAGCTGGCCGAGCAGCTCGCGACCACGATCGGCCGTTCGGGCCGGGTGCTGTTCGCTGCCGGCTTGGCGGCCGCTGGGCTGACCAGCGCCATCACCGCGCCGCTGGCCGCAGGTTTTGCCGCGGCCGGCTCGCTGGCCGCGGGGGACGACCGCACCAAGCAAGAGCGTGTCGCCCGTTGGACCGCCGTCGGCGTGGCCTTGGTCGGCGCCGCGCTGGCGTTCTTCCTCGGCAAGAGCCCGACCGAGACCATCATCGCCGCTCAGGCCGCCAATGGAGTATTGCTGCCGGTGGTCGCCCTGTTCCTGCTGATCGCCATGAACCGCCGCGACCTGCTGGGCGAGCACCGCAACGGGCTGCTGCTCAACCTGGTCGGCGGTGCGGTGGTGCTGGCCGCAATCGCGCTCGGCGCCAAGAACTTGTGGGCGTTGGTCGCTTAG
- a CDS encoding efflux RND transporter permease subunit, with protein MTWIADLFARARWLFALFLIVMTGLAIEGYRPKSVDRANVRSLADLIEDAGDSADDEPADTDLLDTEEVTSAFNLGRSDAFLVVEVDDLFRPESARALRAMIAAVEDLPVVDTVFSLDDVPTLNVFGFAEPLLPIDDASPESFRQAKDRLLNNALARGQLISPDGKTLMMPLVYDWLFLEDNEDLTDGVLKAARTTLANELAQIPAADRPEFKVRITGQIPLFIAQERAFDRNQMMFRVIGYGLAFVLSVIMFRGVTAVLLMSAAPMLAVFWSFGLLKLTGVYINELSNVVMPLLVSMIGLTDGVHLLVNIRRRRTAGDSPVEAARWAIEHVGVACFLTSLTTAIGFGSLMLAESVYVQEFGRVCMYGVLIAFFAVMTFIPFVASTRLGSRIHHGEERDLVGPLIARMTPLLDWIMGHKALVSRVSIGLTLVLLVVSLIGLRPDNRIANQLPSDTEAYRALAHCDQQFGGIQFVQLWVEWPEGMDQYDPAILQALIDAEELIDAESLISHPLSVRNMLASFPGDKDDQRTQMTFLSLLPRELRSYFYRPDEHRALIVTRIQDQGIAEYVPVFDRLEAELAALPQTHPGFTFRLDGGPIFRARNLYQIVVDLATSLGVASIIILVVLAIVYRSLTIGLISVIPNMFPLVATGALLVVMGQPLFMSSVCAFTVCLGIAVDDTIHFLSRFQQEVGRGVDIDQAIRSTFQHVGSAMLMTTIILVAGFVAMLLSDLPAHRIFAAMACTTIAAAIVGDLIALPALLSRYARGVWKDEPVAAPAQDPAGVVTAG; from the coding sequence ATGACCTGGATTGCCGACCTCTTCGCCCGCGCCCGCTGGCTGTTCGCCCTGTTCCTGATCGTGATGACCGGGCTGGCGATCGAGGGCTACCGACCCAAGTCGGTCGACCGCGCGAACGTCCGCAGCCTGGCCGACCTGATTGAGGACGCGGGCGACAGCGCCGACGACGAGCCGGCCGACACCGACCTGCTGGACACCGAGGAGGTCACCAGCGCGTTCAACCTCGGCCGCAGCGACGCCTTCCTGGTCGTCGAGGTCGACGACCTCTTCCGCCCCGAGTCGGCCCGCGCCCTGCGGGCGATGATCGCCGCGGTCGAGGACCTGCCGGTCGTCGACACGGTGTTCAGCCTGGACGACGTCCCCACGCTCAACGTGTTTGGCTTCGCCGAGCCGCTGCTGCCGATCGACGACGCCTCGCCCGAGAGCTTCCGCCAGGCGAAGGACCGGCTGCTGAACAACGCGCTGGCCCGCGGGCAGCTGATCTCGCCCGACGGCAAGACCCTGATGATGCCGCTGGTCTACGACTGGCTGTTCCTCGAAGACAACGAGGACCTGACCGACGGCGTTCTGAAGGCCGCCCGCACAACACTGGCGAACGAACTGGCCCAGATCCCCGCCGCCGACCGGCCGGAGTTCAAGGTCCGCATCACCGGCCAGATCCCGCTGTTCATCGCCCAAGAACGGGCGTTCGACCGCAACCAGATGATGTTCCGCGTCATCGGCTACGGGCTGGCGTTCGTGCTGTCGGTGATCATGTTCCGCGGCGTCACGGCGGTGCTGCTGATGTCGGCCGCGCCGATGCTGGCGGTGTTCTGGAGCTTCGGCCTCTTGAAGCTGACCGGTGTGTACATAAACGAGCTGTCGAACGTGGTGATGCCGCTGCTGGTGTCGATGATCGGCCTGACCGACGGCGTGCACCTGCTGGTGAACATCCGCCGCCGCCGGACCGCGGGCGACTCGCCGGTTGAGGCCGCCCGCTGGGCGATCGAGCACGTCGGCGTGGCGTGCTTTCTGACGTCACTCACCACGGCGATCGGCTTCGGCTCGCTGATGCTGGCCGAGAGCGTGTACGTGCAGGAGTTCGGCCGGGTCTGCATGTACGGCGTGCTGATCGCGTTCTTCGCGGTGATGACCTTCATCCCGTTTGTCGCCAGCACGCGGCTCGGCAGCCGCATCCACCACGGCGAGGAACGCGACCTGGTCGGGCCGCTGATCGCCCGCATGACGCCGCTGCTCGACTGGATCATGGGCCACAAGGCGCTGGTCAGCCGCGTGTCGATCGGGCTGACGCTGGTGCTGCTGGTCGTATCGCTGATCGGCCTGCGGCCCGACAACCGGATCGCCAACCAGCTGCCCTCCGACACCGAGGCCTACCGCGCACTGGCGCACTGCGACCAGCAGTTCGGCGGCATCCAGTTTGTGCAGCTGTGGGTCGAGTGGCCTGAGGGCATGGACCAGTACGATCCGGCGATCTTGCAGGCGCTGATCGACGCCGAAGAACTCATCGACGCCGAGTCGCTGATCAGCCACCCGCTGTCGGTCCGCAACATGCTGGCCTCGTTCCCCGGCGACAAGGACGACCAACGCACCCAGATGACGTTCCTGTCGCTCTTGCCGCGTGAGCTGCGCAGCTACTTCTACCGCCCCGACGAGCACCGCGCGCTGATCGTCACCCGCATCCAGGACCAGGGGATCGCCGAGTACGTGCCGGTGTTCGACCGGCTGGAGGCCGAGCTCGCCGCCCTGCCGCAGACACACCCCGGCTTCACGTTCCGGCTGGACGGCGGCCCGATCTTCCGCGCCCGCAACCTGTACCAGATTGTGGTCGACCTGGCGACCAGCCTCGGCGTGGCGTCGATCATCATCCTGGTGGTGCTGGCGATCGTGTACCGCTCGCTCACCATCGGGCTGATCTCGGTGATCCCAAACATGTTCCCGCTGGTCGCCACCGGCGCACTGCTGGTGGTGATGGGCCAGCCGCTGTTCATGTCGAGCGTGTGCGCGTTCACGGTCTGCCTCGGCATCGCCGTGGACGACACGATCCACTTCTTGTCGCGGTTCCAGCAGGAGGTCGGACGCGGGGTCGACATCGACCAGGCGATCCGCAGCACGTTCCAGCACGTCGGCTCGGCGATGCTGATGACCACCATCATCCTGGTGGCCGGCTTCGTGGCGATGCTGCTGTCGGACCTGCCGGCGCACCGCATCTTCGCCGCCATGGCGTGCACCACCATCGCCGCCGCCATCGTCGGCGACCTGATCGCCCTGCCGGCCCTGCTCTCCCGCTACGCCCGCGGCGTGTGGAAGGACGAGCCGGTCGCCGCGCCGGCTCAGGACCCCGCGGGCGTTGTCACCGCCGGCTAG
- a CDS encoding DUF2891 domain-containing protein, translated as MPRLSTLALTLLAIPAGPLAAQPPEEATMLPGQPLSERQVGEFAHLALEGIPREFPNKPSNVMTGPETVLGPRQMHPVFYGSFDWHSSVHGHWMLVRLAKTSPDAEVVGDARALLDRQLTAEGLAAEAAYFDEKQNRSFERMYGWAWTLRLAAELRTWPDADAQRWAANLRPLEERVVELTKDYLPRLTYPIRTGVHPDTAFALAQTLDYARAVGETELETQVVEFAKAKYLADRDYPARFEPSGEDFFSPACNEADLMRRVLPPAEFAEWLEQFLPGLGDADAPSNALLTPAVVSDVTDPKIVHLAGLNLSRGWTQNGVLAGLPADDPRRAALEASVAAHTRAGLEYVFSGHYEGEHWLATFAVYLLTESGVAE; from the coding sequence TTGCCTCGACTCTCGACGCTGGCGCTCACCCTGCTGGCGATCCCTGCCGGCCCGCTCGCGGCGCAGCCCCCGGAAGAGGCCACAATGCTCCCCGGACAGCCCCTCTCGGAGCGCCAGGTTGGCGAGTTTGCCCACCTGGCGCTCGAGGGCATCCCCCGCGAGTTCCCCAACAAGCCGTCGAACGTCATGACTGGGCCGGAGACCGTGCTCGGCCCGCGGCAGATGCACCCGGTGTTCTACGGGTCGTTCGACTGGCACTCTTCGGTCCACGGGCACTGGATGCTGGTGCGATTGGCCAAGACCTCGCCCGACGCGGAGGTCGTGGGCGACGCCAGGGCGCTGCTCGACCGGCAGCTCACCGCCGAGGGCCTAGCCGCCGAGGCCGCCTACTTTGACGAGAAGCAGAACCGCAGCTTCGAGCGGATGTACGGCTGGGCGTGGACGCTCCGCCTGGCGGCCGAACTCCGCACCTGGCCCGACGCCGACGCGCAGCGCTGGGCCGCCAACCTCCGCCCGCTGGAAGAACGCGTTGTCGAGCTCACCAAGGACTACCTGCCGCGGCTCACCTACCCGATCCGCACCGGCGTGCACCCCGACACCGCGTTCGCGCTCGCACAGACACTCGACTACGCCCGGGCGGTTGGTGAAACCGAACTCGAGACGCAGGTCGTCGAGTTCGCCAAGGCCAAGTACCTGGCCGACCGCGACTACCCGGCCCGGTTCGAGCCCTCCGGCGAGGACTTCTTCTCGCCCGCCTGCAACGAGGCCGACCTGATGCGGCGGGTGCTGCCGCCGGCGGAGTTCGCCGAGTGGCTGGAGCAGTTCCTGCCCGGACTCGGCGATGCCGATGCGCCGTCGAACGCACTGCTCACCCCCGCCGTGGTGTCCGACGTCACCGACCCGAAGATCGTCCACTTGGCGGGGCTCAACTTGTCGCGGGGCTGGACCCAGAACGGCGTCCTCGCCGGCCTGCCCGCCGACGACCCGCGCCGCGCGGCGCTCGAGGCGTCGGTCGCCGCGCACACACGGGCCGGACTGGAGTACGTGTTCAGCGGCCACTACGAGGGCGAGCACTGGCTGGCAACCTTCGCCGTGTACCTGCTGACCGAGAGCGGCGTCGCCGAATGA
- a CDS encoding arabinan endo-1,5-alpha-L-arabinosidase, which translates to MLPPAHIPAARTVAVYAAVCLAGMLGVGRVAAQLTGTLGAHDPSTVIYDDGRYYYFATGDRLAVRSSSNLSSWTGEPAAFDAVPSWVAGAVPGYSGQSLWAPDVIKLGDQFALYYSASVWGTKLSAIGYATSPTLDPDAPDYGWTDHGMIISSNHGSPYNAIDPSLMLDESTGKLWMTWGSFNNGIYVKEMNPTTGAPLNSSPGVNVAAPSPTPEIEGAAMLQHNGDYYLFTNWGGCCSGVDSTYNIRVGRSTSPTGPFLDRDGVNMLNDGGTLFFDDDGRKVGPGHFSLTNVGGREQFSYHYYDANAVGAPTFGLRDLYWSDDGWPMLAEVDSRWGASLAGDWSDPANWTGAGVPDGLGHIATFDGPGSGRTLYQLALGAVGRTVGTLNFRSPARYQIGEAGGPTLTLNDTAGETATLNATEGYHTILAPVNAVDALEVNSGANAAITLGGPLTAPSLDKYGFGELYLGGTSNIAGSVFVRRGVLGVTGAVTANSFCSVGATVGENAQLTVSGTGSFTANGDLNIGDTGDANTPATGTLTITDQASVTVTASGGFYVGSGFFANTRAEGAVVQSGGTLTVTRSTDGSFVVGGRTSNQANGSYTLTGGVVAANTNVAIGNRGAGVFEQHGGQFNAAGHISIARYSGSTGSWTLSGGSLLQTSGRRAIYVGEQGQGVLTLDADAEVHTNSAVTLGLQAGSEGDLVLDGGLLAAPGISRGSGVGNLWLNGGLLQATTTNVLFLTGLTSAQVQAGGARFDTQAHAITVGQTLTHHAGLGATADGGLQKLGDGKLTLTAANAFTGPTVIEAGTLLASNTSGSATGLAGVVVNAGGVLGGNGSAAGQTTVHSGGVIAPGDAIGRLTVDSLAMNPGAALAIELDTAGGVPGTDYDQLLVNGLATLNGALAVALTGTSTPAAGDSFTVLTAGSLSGEFAGVANGGFVALADNRGALRVRYDLVPNAVVLTDYQAAPFLAGDYNGDGQVDAADYVVWRDNLGAPAGTLINDPSLAAIGPDQRATWAVNYGATLTAAAAAAVPTPQAAWLLFTVLAAVGWRHARRLG; encoded by the coding sequence ATGCTGCCGCCCGCTCACATTCCTGCCGCTCGAACTGTCGCCGTGTACGCCGCGGTCTGCCTGGCGGGCATGCTGGGAGTTGGGCGCGTCGCGGCGCAGCTGACCGGCACGCTCGGCGCCCACGACCCGTCGACCGTCATCTACGACGACGGCCGCTACTACTACTTTGCCACGGGCGACCGGCTGGCGGTCCGCTCGTCGAGCAACCTCAGCTCGTGGACCGGCGAGCCGGCCGCGTTCGACGCGGTCCCCTCGTGGGTCGCCGGCGCGGTGCCGGGCTACTCGGGCCAGTCGCTGTGGGCGCCCGACGTGATCAAGCTCGGCGACCAGTTCGCGCTGTACTACTCGGCCTCGGTGTGGGGCACCAAGCTGTCGGCGATCGGCTACGCCACCAGCCCGACCCTCGACCCCGACGCGCCGGACTACGGCTGGACCGACCACGGCATGATCATCAGCTCGAACCACGGCTCGCCCTACAACGCGATCGACCCATCGCTGATGCTCGACGAGTCGACCGGCAAGCTGTGGATGACCTGGGGCTCGTTCAACAACGGCATCTACGTCAAGGAGATGAACCCGACGACCGGCGCGCCACTCAATTCGTCGCCCGGTGTGAATGTCGCCGCGCCGAGCCCAACGCCCGAGATCGAGGGCGCCGCGATGCTGCAGCACAACGGCGACTACTACCTGTTCACCAACTGGGGCGGCTGCTGCAGCGGCGTCGACAGCACGTACAACATCCGCGTCGGCCGCAGCACGAGCCCGACCGGCCCGTTCCTCGACCGCGACGGCGTCAACATGCTGAACGACGGCGGCACGCTGTTCTTCGACGACGACGGCCGCAAGGTGGGCCCGGGCCACTTCAGCCTGACCAACGTCGGCGGGCGGGAGCAGTTCAGCTACCACTACTACGACGCCAACGCCGTCGGCGCTCCGACCTTCGGGCTCCGCGATCTGTACTGGAGCGACGACGGCTGGCCGATGCTCGCCGAGGTCGACTCGCGGTGGGGCGCGTCGCTCGCCGGCGACTGGTCCGACCCCGCTAACTGGACCGGCGCCGGCGTGCCCGATGGCCTCGGGCACATCGCCACGTTCGACGGGCCCGGCTCCGGCCGCACGCTGTACCAGCTTGCGCTCGGCGCGGTCGGGCGGACCGTGGGGACGCTCAACTTCCGCAGCCCCGCCCGCTACCAGATCGGCGAGGCGGGAGGACCGACGCTGACCCTCAACGACACCGCCGGCGAGACCGCCACGCTCAACGCCACCGAGGGCTATCACACGATCCTCGCCCCGGTCAACGCGGTTGACGCGTTGGAGGTCAACAGCGGGGCCAACGCCGCGATCACGCTCGGCGGCCCGCTGACGGCGCCTTCGCTCGACAAGTACGGGTTCGGCGAACTCTACTTGGGGGGGACTTCGAACATCGCCGGTTCGGTGTTCGTCCGCCGCGGCGTGCTCGGCGTCACCGGCGCGGTGACCGCCAACTCGTTCTGCAGCGTCGGCGCGACCGTCGGCGAGAACGCCCAGCTGACGGTCTCCGGAACCGGCAGCTTCACCGCCAACGGCGACCTCAACATCGGCGACACCGGCGACGCCAACACGCCGGCGACCGGCACGCTCACCATCACCGACCAGGCGAGCGTCACGGTCACCGCGAGCGGCGGCTTCTACGTCGGCTCGGGCTTCTTCGCCAACACCCGGGCCGAGGGCGCGGTCGTCCAGAGCGGCGGCACGCTGACCGTCACCCGATCGACCGACGGCTCGTTCGTCGTCGGCGGCCGTACCTCAAACCAGGCCAACGGCAGCTACACCCTCACCGGCGGCGTGGTCGCGGCGAACACCAACGTTGCGATCGGCAACCGCGGCGCCGGCGTCTTCGAACAGCACGGCGGACAGTTCAACGCGGCCGGGCACATCTCGATCGCACGGTACAGTGGCTCGACGGGGTCGTGGACCCTGAGCGGCGGGTCGCTGCTGCAAACCTCGGGCAGACGCGCGATCTACGTCGGCGAGCAGGGCCAAGGCGTCCTCACCCTCGACGCCGACGCCGAGGTCCACACCAACTCGGCCGTCACCCTCGGCCTGCAGGCCGGGAGCGAGGGCGACCTGGTGCTCGACGGCGGGCTGCTGGCCGCGCCGGGAATCTCGCGTGGCTCTGGCGTCGGCAACCTGTGGCTCAACGGCGGTCTGCTCCAGGCGACGACCACCAACGTCCTCTTCCTGACCGGCCTGACCTCGGCCCAGGTCCAGGCCGGCGGCGCCCGCTTCGACACGCAGGCGCACGCGATCACGGTCGGCCAGACACTCACGCACCACGCCGGCCTCGGCGCGACCGCCGACGGCGGCCTGCAGAAGCTGGGCGACGGCAAACTGACGCTGACCGCCGCCAACGCGTTCACCGGGCCAACCGTGATCGAAGCCGGCACGCTGCTGGCCAGCAACACGAGCGGCTCTGCTACCGGCCTGGCCGGCGTGGTGGTCAACGCAGGGGGCGTGTTGGGAGGCAACGGCTCAGCCGCCGGCCAGACCACCGTGCACAGCGGCGGCGTGATCGCGCCGGGCGACGCGATCGGCCGCCTCACGGTCGACAGCCTGGCGATGAACCCCGGAGCCGCGCTCGCCATCGAACTTGATACGGCCGGCGGCGTTCCTGGGACCGACTACGACCAACTCCTGGTCAACGGCCTCGCGACGCTCAACGGCGCCCTGGCGGTCGCCCTGACGGGAACCTCCACCCCGGCCGCCGGCGACAGCTTTACGGTGCTGACCGCGGGCTCGCTGTCCGGGGAGTTCGCGGGCGTCGCCAACGGGGGGTTCGTTGCCCTGGCCGACAACCGCGGCGCGCTCCGCGTGCGGTACGACCTGGTCCCCAACGCGGTGGTGCTGACCGACTACCAGGCGGCCCCGTTCCTGGCCGGCGACTACAACGGCGACGGCCAAGTCGACGCCGCCGACTACGTGGTCTGGCGCGACAACCTCGGCGCCCCGGCCGGCACACTGATCAACGATCCGAGCCTCGCCGCCATCGGCCCCGACCAACGCGCAACCTGGGCCGTCAACTACGGCGCGACGCTCACAGCAGCCGCGGCAGCCGCGGTCCCGACGCCGCAGGCGGCCTGGCTGCTGTTCACCGTTCTCGCCGCGGTTGGCTGGCGGCATGCACGACGTCTCGGCTAA